One segment of Triticum aestivum cultivar Chinese Spring chromosome 2A, IWGSC CS RefSeq v2.1, whole genome shotgun sequence DNA contains the following:
- the LOC123187995 gene encoding nuclear transcription factor Y subunit B-10, which yields MPDSDNDSGGPSNADFSSPKEQDRFLPIANVSRIMKKALPANAKISKDAKETVQECVSEFISFITGEASDKCQREKRKTINGDDLLWAMTTLGFEDYMEPLKLYLHKFRELEGEKAVGAGGVGALPSPGGSGSQQRESTPRNNGGGGEAGGYGGMYGGPGAGGGGGGGMFMMMGQPMYGSPPAAGYQHPQHHHQMMTGGQGGYGYGDAGAGGGSSSSSPFGKQDRA from the coding sequence ATGCCGGACTCCGACAACGACTCCGGCGGGCCGAGCAACGCGGACTTCTCGTCGCCCAAGGAGCAGGACAGGTTCCTGCCGATCGCGAACGTGAGCCGGATCATGAAGAAGGCGCTGCCGGCCAACGCCAAGATCTCGAAGGACGCCAAGGAGACGGTGCAGGAGTGCGTGTCCGAGTTCATCTCCTTCATCACCGGCGAGGCCTCCGACAAGTGCCAGCGCGAGAAGCGCAAGACCATCAACGGCGACGACCTGCTGTGGGCCATGACCACGCTCGGCTTCGAGGACTACATGGAGCCGCTCAAGCTCTACCTGCACAAGTTCCGCGAGCTGGAGGGCGAGAAGGCCGTCGGCGCCGGCGGCGTTGGCGCGTTACCCTCCCCCGGCGGCTCCGGCTCGCAGCAGAGGGAGTCGACGCCAAGGAACAATGGCGGAGGCGGTGAGGCCGGCGGCTACGGCGGCATGTACGGCGGCCCCGGGgcagggggaggcggcggcggcggcatgttCATGATGATGGGGCAGCCCATGTACGGGTCCCCGCCGGCGGCAGGGTACCAACATCCGCAGCATCACCACCAGATGATGACGGGAGGGCAAGGCGGGTATGGCTACGgcgacgccggcgccggcggcgggtcTTCGTCGTCCTCACCGTTCGGCAAGCAAGACAGGGCATGA